The following DNA comes from Ghiorsea bivora.
CGATTGAGCAACTGGGCGACAAATTTGCCATTGGTGGCTTTAATTCCAATACCCGCCACGATGTTAGATATTCTCACATCAAGGGTTTTGGTGAACATTTCGACACTGAAGTAAAGCGTCGCTTAGCCGCGATGGAAGCCAAATATTCAACGCGTATGGGTGCAGCGATGCGTCATGCTGGGCATTATTTGGAAGGGCAAAAAGCAGATAAAAAACTGATGCTTGTGCTTACTGATGGTGAACCTGCAGATATTGATGTTGATGATGATCAACTTTTGATTCATGATACACATAAAGCAGTGAAAGAATTAGCTGCTGATGGTATTTACAGCTATTGCATCAACCTAGACCCCAAAGCAGATGAATATGTGCAAGATATTTTTGGTAAAAACTACACAGTGATTGATAATGTGGACAAATTACCTGAAAAATTACCACAAATATTCATGGCTTTGACCAAATAAACCATGGATGCACGGCAACGCCAGCGCATTATTGATAAACATAGCGATAGTTTTACCCGCTATGGTTATCACCCCAATGCATTGTACTGGAGTGGCCGTGACATCCAAGAGTTACGTTTTAAAGTCTTAGCCGATATTGGTATACAAACGCATGATACAGTACTGGATGTAGGTTGTGGTTTTGGTGATTTTTATGCATGGAGCACAGCAAAACAATGCCCTCTTGAATATACAGGCATTGATTTATCCCCTGATTTATTAACACATGCCAAGAAACAACACCCGAAAGCCACATTTTTCACAGGTGATTTGTTTGATTTGGAAACAACCCATCCATTTGATTGGGTGGTATTGTCTGGTGCTTTAAATGAGCAATTACACGATGATTCAGCCTATGCCTACCGCATCATTCGCCGCATGTACCAGCTATGCCGAAAGGGTGTTGCCTTTAATATGCTAGATGCCAGACACATCAAAGCCCACGACTTGCATAGCCAACACCCCGAAACCATGGTGGAATTTTGTCAAACACTAAGTAAAGATGTCACTTTATATGATACATATTTAGACAATGATTTTACCATACACATGCGAAAGGACACATAATTGATGTGTACATTGAGGATAGGTCAATGAAACAACAGTGGTTTGATGCGGCAAAATCAGGTGATATGCAACGCTTAAAACAAATCCTTGCTGATGGTTACGACATCAACAGCGTGGATGAAAAACACAATACTGCACTGCATCATGCCACCAAACATCAACAGTATGAAACCATGCGCTTTCTGATTGAGAAGGGTGCAAATCTTCAAATACAAAATAATTGGCTATCTACCCCCCTTCACCTTTGCGAAAAGGATATCGATGCTATTCGTATTTTATTAGAAGCAGGTGCCGACCCCAATATTTTAGATAAAGACTATGATTACCCGTATTATTTTGCCTTTTATGGTTCTATGAGCAAAGAATTAAGCGATTTGTACATTAAACATGGTGCAAAACTTATCTACAAAAAAGATATGTAGCCTTATCGCTATTTCTTAATCAAAACAAAGTAGTTTGCCCATAAACTGGCAGTGACCAATCAATAGCTGATTGCCCATATTTTTCTAAATAAGCATTGGTTTGTGAAAAATAATGTTGTTTAAAAAAACCTCGATGTGCCGATAAAGGTGATGGGTGCAAACCGCGAAGCACCAAATGTTTAGATGCATCAATACATGCACCCTTCTTTTGGGCATAAGCACCCCACAAAATAAAAACCACATGTTCTTTTTCATCATTCAGCAATGCAATAACTTCATCCGTAAACAATTCCCAACCCTTATTTTGGTGAGACCCTGCTTTGCCTTGCTCAACAGTAAGTACGCTATTCAGCAATAACACCCCTTGTTTTGCCCATGATTCAAGACAACCATGATGCGGTATGTTTATGCCCAAGTCATACTGAAGTTCTTTATATATATTTTTTAGCGATGGTGGCACAGCCACACCAACAGGCACTGAGAAACTCAAACCATGCGCCTGCCCCTCACCGTGGTATGGGTCTTGACCTAAAATAACCACCTTCACTTGCGCAAAAGGTGTTGTATGCAATGCCTGAAATATATGCTCAGGTTTAGGGTATATCACCTTGCCTGCAGCATATTCATGCTGCAAAAAAGCATTGAGTTTTTGCATATACGGTGCACCCAAAGTCTTTTGTAAACGAATATGCCAAGCAGGTGGTTGTAAGCTATGTTTCATAACCAATATTGAACCATGCTATTCACAGTTCGTCCACTCCAAACCCT
Coding sequences within:
- a CDS encoding class I SAM-dependent methyltransferase; translation: MDARQRQRIIDKHSDSFTRYGYHPNALYWSGRDIQELRFKVLADIGIQTHDTVLDVGCGFGDFYAWSTAKQCPLEYTGIDLSPDLLTHAKKQHPKATFFTGDLFDLETTHPFDWVVLSGALNEQLHDDSAYAYRIIRRMYQLCRKGVAFNMLDARHIKAHDLHSQHPETMVEFCQTLSKDVTLYDTYLDNDFTIHMRKDT
- the ung gene encoding uracil-DNA glycosylase codes for the protein MKHSLQPPAWHIRLQKTLGAPYMQKLNAFLQHEYAAGKVIYPKPEHIFQALHTTPFAQVKVVILGQDPYHGEGQAHGLSFSVPVGVAVPPSLKNIYKELQYDLGINIPHHGCLESWAKQGVLLLNSVLTVEQGKAGSHQNKGWELFTDEVIALLNDEKEHVVFILWGAYAQKKGACIDASKHLVLRGLHPSPLSAHRGFFKQHYFSQTNAYLEKYGQSAIDWSLPVYGQTTLF
- a CDS encoding ankyrin repeat domain-containing protein, producing MKQQWFDAAKSGDMQRLKQILADGYDINSVDEKHNTALHHATKHQQYETMRFLIEKGANLQIQNNWLSTPLHLCEKDIDAIRILLEAGADPNILDKDYDYPYYFAFYGSMSKELSDLYIKHGAKLIYKKDM